Proteins found in one uncultured Desulfuromonas sp. genomic segment:
- a CDS encoding HDOD domain-containing protein — protein sequence MAIHNQQLPEFAEILAKLDTLPQLPDIAAAMLRLLSQQENDTEELARIIASDPVLAARVLRVANSSYYGFSRQIKTILDATVLLGQKTLRNLVLTMALKGLYRLNDSSEKRLWEESMAHALGSQFLSTTYDIADPEEAFLAGLLANIGELVFLQQNPQSYHNCIDTKVTAQCSREESSRNSLPWSFAKLGAAILTHWKFSPELVLCTRYSCHPDHPQDMAPEISRLAHLVFVSRCLCCQLHIGNNRPICNLSLSEQLNKTLLSAQRIDSQQLLDEFNALYQKNIQTLLSA from the coding sequence ATGGCTATTCATAATCAACAACTACCGGAATTCGCAGAAATTTTAGCCAAGCTGGATACCCTACCCCAGCTTCCCGATATCGCTGCGGCCATGTTGCGACTTCTCAGTCAGCAGGAAAACGACACAGAAGAACTCGCTCGAATTATTGCCAGCGACCCGGTGTTGGCGGCCCGTGTTTTACGGGTGGCCAATTCAAGCTATTATGGATTTTCTCGCCAGATTAAAACAATTCTTGATGCCACAGTGCTTCTTGGTCAAAAAACACTGCGCAACCTGGTTTTGACCATGGCGCTCAAAGGGCTGTATCGGTTGAACGACTCCAGCGAAAAAAGGCTCTGGGAAGAATCCATGGCTCACGCGCTGGGCAGTCAATTTTTATCAACAACATACGATATTGCAGATCCTGAAGAGGCGTTTTTGGCCGGTTTGCTGGCGAATATCGGTGAGTTGGTTTTTTTACAACAAAATCCGCAAAGCTATCACAACTGCATCGACACGAAGGTCACCGCCCAGTGCTCGCGTGAAGAGTCATCACGGAACAGCCTGCCCTGGTCATTCGCCAAACTGGGGGCAGCAATTCTGACGCATTGGAAATTTTCACCGGAATTGGTCCTTTGCACGCGTTACTCGTGTCATCCCGACCATCCACAAGACATGGCGCCGGAAATATCCCGCCTCGCCCATCTGGTCTTTGTCAGTCGTTGCCTGTGTTGTCAACTGCATATTGGCAACAACCGGCCGATCTGCAATCTGTCTTTGAGTGAACAACTGAATAAGACGTTACTGTCTGCTCAGCGGATCGACTCTCAGCAGCTTCTTGATGAGTTCAACGCCCTCTATCAAAAAAATATCCAGACACTTCTTTCCGCCTGA
- a CDS encoding HD domain-containing phosphohydrolase, protein MVDSEQTDTVEESCPIVLCVDDETSILRALRRLLMDEECEVEIASSGAEALQLLSEFEIDRVALIFSDQRMPEMTGVEFLQQAKERAPAALRVMLTGYADLDATMAAVNQGQIWRYLTKPWDDKQLILLVRDALKQYHLAKENERLQSVVREQNEELKNWNERLKQRVLEQTDRIRQKSEDLARSNKSLRSSIDHVLESFACMIELRDQSLRHHARNTAAIAEKMAEWSRMTPEEIRQVRVAALLHGVGKLGMDDLILKKNEQDMSDNERKLYEQFPIRSQTALGPIAELQEAGVLIRHLLERFDGEGGPDHLAGDDIPLGSRILAMAEKLDRDMNETSDSLDIVLERMKEDLGSRFDPALITFLQDAAKSYYSAMDSVLENATRKECGPRLLRPGMMVLRDVYSGTGLLLLKKGVVLNEGNINALKRYYDIDTPEQDVLVLSKDEER, encoded by the coding sequence ATGGTTGATTCTGAGCAAACGGATACGGTGGAAGAGTCCTGCCCCATCGTCTTATGTGTCGATGACGAGACAAGTATTTTAAGGGCGTTGCGACGGTTATTGATGGACGAGGAGTGCGAGGTTGAGATCGCTTCTTCCGGAGCGGAAGCTCTGCAACTTTTATCAGAGTTTGAGATTGATCGTGTTGCGCTGATTTTTTCCGACCAACGCATGCCCGAGATGACGGGGGTGGAATTTTTACAGCAGGCCAAGGAACGGGCGCCAGCTGCTTTGCGCGTGATGTTGACCGGCTATGCAGACCTCGACGCGACCATGGCTGCGGTCAATCAAGGACAAATCTGGCGCTACCTGACCAAGCCCTGGGATGATAAGCAACTGATTTTACTGGTGCGTGATGCCTTAAAACAATATCACCTGGCCAAAGAAAATGAACGGCTTCAATCGGTTGTTCGTGAGCAGAACGAAGAGTTGAAAAATTGGAATGAGCGTTTAAAGCAACGGGTTCTTGAGCAAACAGACCGAATCCGCCAAAAAAGTGAAGACTTGGCCCGCAGCAACAAATCGTTGCGCAGCAGTATTGACCATGTCTTGGAATCTTTTGCCTGCATGATTGAGCTTAGGGATCAAAGCTTACGGCACCATGCGCGCAATACCGCCGCGATTGCGGAAAAAATGGCCGAATGGAGTCGCATGACTCCTGAGGAGATTCGCCAGGTAAGGGTTGCGGCCCTGTTGCACGGTGTTGGCAAGTTGGGAATGGATGATTTGATTCTCAAAAAAAATGAACAGGATATGTCTGACAACGAACGTAAGCTCTATGAGCAATTTCCGATTCGCAGTCAAACGGCGCTGGGACCCATTGCCGAGTTGCAGGAGGCCGGAGTGTTGATCCGACATCTTCTGGAGCGATTCGATGGCGAGGGCGGGCCGGATCATTTGGCGGGTGACGATATTCCTTTGGGGAGTCGGATTCTGGCCATGGCGGAAAAGCTCGATCGTGACATGAATGAAACCAGTGATTCACTGGACATTGTGCTGGAACGGATGAAAGAAGACCTTGGCAGCCGTTTTGATCCGGCTTTGATTACGTTTTTGCAAGATGCTGCCAAATCCTATTACAGTGCCATGGACAGTGTGCTGGAAAATGCTACACGCAAAGAGTGTGGCCCCAGATTGTTACGACCCGGAATGATGGTTTTACGTGATGTTTACAGTGGTACCGGCCTTTTGTTGTTGAAAAAAGGGGTTGTCCTCAACGAAGGGAATATTAACGCGCTCAAGCGATATTATGACATCGATACACCGGAACAGGATGTGCTGGTTCTTTCCAAAGATGAGGAGAGATGA
- a CDS encoding LexA family transcriptional regulator, with protein sequence MKTIGERLRFLRGKEKLPDFAQSFGVSKSTLGRYEKGISLPDAGFLAAMCQQLHVCPQWLLLGGEKPCQPFVEDCPSGVCDDTSPACIVRDYANLSSFKTFMDFFQNWVVDQGFEVDKLLSVRITGDSMAPTFAAGSLVLVDMNQSDLSADAIFALRQDEKVIVRRLQKMVNGDIHVKTDNPRYEDQIVRSESLPILDIVGRVVWAGVHL encoded by the coding sequence TTGAAAACGATTGGAGAACGGCTGCGTTTTTTGCGCGGCAAAGAGAAACTTCCTGACTTTGCGCAAAGCTTTGGTGTCAGTAAGAGTACTCTTGGGCGCTATGAGAAAGGGATCAGTCTGCCGGATGCCGGCTTTTTGGCCGCGATGTGTCAACAATTGCACGTGTGTCCGCAGTGGCTGTTGCTGGGGGGCGAAAAACCCTGCCAACCTTTTGTTGAAGATTGCCCCAGCGGCGTCTGTGATGACACTAGCCCCGCGTGTATTGTCCGAGATTACGCAAACTTGTCTTCCTTCAAAACCTTTATGGATTTTTTCCAGAACTGGGTTGTTGATCAGGGGTTTGAAGTGGACAAACTGCTCTCGGTACGTATCACCGGAGACAGTATGGCTCCGACTTTTGCTGCCGGCAGCTTGGTTCTGGTTGATATGAATCAATCAGACTTGTCTGCAGATGCTATTTTTGCCTTACGCCAAGACGAAAAAGTGATCGTTCGCCGTTTGCAAAAAATGGTGAATGGGGATATTCATGTCAAAACAGACAATCCTCGCTATGAAGATCAAATTGTCCGCAGCGAATCCCTGCCAATTCTTGACATTGTCGGGCGTGTTGTTTGGGCAGGCGTCCATCTCTAA
- a CDS encoding PqiA/YebS family transporter subunit: protein MNRVSCPDCDLIIELPALRDGQRAFCPRCNHLLTHRAHRALERSAAFAMAALIFLVLANLYPFLSFEASGREQVMTLLQSAQELYKTGSQVLSFFVLAFIIIFPGLILISQLLVLMPIVLKKRPVIGCRLWARFIFTLGPWSMAEVFILGVLASLTKIASIATIVLGLSFWAYVAFALCFLIAVTRLDRYQFWRIILPFPSPQAISGQTAATQGLAYCHICTLTSPEHLNQCPRCGATLHYRTPQSLQRTLACLITAVILYLPANVLPVTHTDQFGNNTDSTIIGSAIMMWQHGSYPVSLIIFIASILIPLAKLLGLFWLCWSVNRPNSPLPRQRTSLYRITEFVGRWSMVDVFVVAILVALVQLGGILSIRPGPAALAFSGVVIITMFAAESFDPRLIWDKFEESSRD from the coding sequence ATGAACCGCGTCAGTTGTCCTGATTGTGACCTCATCATTGAATTGCCGGCGCTTCGCGATGGCCAGCGTGCATTCTGTCCCCGGTGCAACCACCTGTTGACGCATCGGGCACACCGTGCTCTGGAGCGTTCAGCAGCCTTCGCCATGGCCGCGCTGATTTTTCTGGTCCTGGCTAACCTCTATCCGTTCCTCTCCTTTGAAGCCAGTGGTCGTGAACAAGTCATGACACTGCTGCAAAGCGCTCAGGAGTTGTATAAGACCGGCAGCCAGGTTCTGAGTTTTTTCGTTCTGGCATTCATTATCATCTTTCCCGGACTGATCCTCATCAGCCAGCTTCTTGTCCTGATGCCGATTGTGCTCAAAAAACGCCCGGTGATCGGTTGCCGGCTGTGGGCTCGTTTCATTTTTACCTTGGGGCCATGGAGCATGGCTGAAGTCTTCATTCTCGGTGTTCTGGCCAGCCTGACTAAGATCGCCAGCATAGCCACCATTGTGCTCGGGCTGTCGTTCTGGGCCTACGTGGCTTTTGCCTTGTGCTTTCTTATCGCCGTGACACGGCTCGACCGCTACCAGTTCTGGCGCATCATCCTGCCTTTTCCTTCACCGCAGGCTATCAGTGGCCAGACAGCAGCCACACAGGGGCTGGCCTATTGCCACATCTGCACACTGACCAGCCCGGAACATCTCAACCAATGCCCGCGCTGCGGTGCTACGCTGCATTACCGCACCCCTCAAAGCCTGCAACGCACGCTGGCCTGTCTGATCACGGCGGTGATCCTCTACCTGCCGGCCAATGTGCTGCCGGTCACCCACACCGACCAGTTCGGCAACAACACCGACAGCACCATTATCGGCAGCGCCATCATGATGTGGCAGCACGGCAGTTACCCGGTATCCCTGATCATCTTTATTGCCAGCATCCTGATCCCCTTGGCCAAACTGCTGGGCTTGTTCTGGCTGTGCTGGAGCGTTAACCGCCCCAACAGCCCATTGCCGCGCCAACGGACCTCGCTGTACCGCATCACAGAATTTGTCGGCCGCTGGTCCATGGTCGATGTGTTTGTGGTCGCCATTCTCGTCGCTCTGGTTCAGCTCGGCGGCATTTTATCCATTCGCCCCGGTCCGGCAGCACTGGCCTTTTCCGGGGTTGTCATCATTACCATGTTTGCTGCGGAGTCTTTTGACCCCCGGCTGATCTGGGATAAATTTGAGGAGAGTTCCCGTGACTGA
- the pqiB gene encoding intermembrane transport protein PqiB, whose product MTETQAVISQKKRFSMVWIVPIVAGLLGGWMAVHNFQTRGPLITIEFVSAEGIEAGKTHIKALSVDIGLVKSVMLNKKRDGVLVTAQIQKQSSDLLRDDSQFWVVRPRIGASGISGLSTLLSGAYIELSPGSGAPGHDHFKGLNEPPLTPANTPGLHVTLVGTDQTSLNSGEPVLYRGFEVGRVEKTAFDTTKRQVRFSLFINAPYDDLITENTRFWNASGIAVKMDAQGVRLNSESVESLLIGGVSFALPENLPPGGAVEDGQEFLLYPDKESINHTSYKHTADYLLLFDSSVRGLLPGAPVTYRGLEIGKVVGISFDYLPEENLYLDNDYKRVPVLIRLTPAALTGNDTPQTIAAMQQRLEDSIAKGLRATLKTGNLLTGSLYISLDFLDHPPQAELQHIAGYVVLPTLSGGFDQIQNKITQLLDTINNLPLKETVLSADNTLKSIGSAATQANQVLAELDQLLGNESTQNLPADLRNTLQNLRHNLSGLAGDFSSGSPFYRKLNGNLDQLQKTLHSVDQLSVQLATQPSELLFSDPLPEDPLAGDNL is encoded by the coding sequence GTGACTGAAACGCAGGCTGTCATCTCTCAAAAAAAACGTTTCTCCATGGTGTGGATTGTCCCCATTGTCGCCGGGCTTCTCGGCGGTTGGATGGCTGTGCATAATTTCCAAACCCGTGGCCCACTGATCACCATTGAGTTTGTCAGCGCCGAAGGCATTGAGGCAGGAAAAACCCACATCAAAGCGTTAAGTGTTGATATTGGCCTGGTGAAAAGTGTCATGTTGAACAAGAAACGTGATGGCGTCCTTGTCACCGCCCAAATTCAAAAACAAAGCAGCGATCTGCTGCGTGACGACAGTCAATTCTGGGTGGTTCGCCCACGCATTGGCGCCAGCGGCATTTCCGGACTGAGCACCCTGCTCAGTGGAGCCTATATCGAACTCTCCCCCGGCAGCGGCGCCCCAGGCCATGATCATTTTAAAGGTCTGAACGAACCGCCCCTGACACCGGCTAACACACCGGGGTTACATGTGACCCTAGTCGGCACCGACCAAACCTCACTCAACTCCGGCGAACCGGTGCTGTATCGTGGTTTTGAGGTGGGTCGCGTTGAAAAAACCGCCTTTGACACCACTAAACGCCAGGTGCGTTTTTCCCTATTTATCAACGCCCCCTATGATGACCTGATTACCGAAAATACCCGGTTCTGGAATGCCAGCGGCATTGCCGTTAAAATGGATGCCCAAGGGGTCCGCCTCAACAGTGAATCCGTCGAATCGCTGTTGATCGGCGGGGTCTCGTTTGCCTTGCCGGAAAACCTTCCCCCCGGTGGCGCGGTGGAAGACGGCCAGGAGTTTCTCCTTTACCCCGACAAAGAGAGCATCAACCACACCAGCTACAAACACACCGCAGACTATCTGCTGCTGTTTGACAGTTCGGTTCGTGGCTTGCTCCCCGGTGCTCCGGTGACCTACCGCGGTCTGGAGATCGGCAAGGTGGTGGGCATTTCTTTTGATTACCTGCCGGAGGAGAATCTCTACCTGGACAACGACTACAAAAGGGTTCCGGTTCTTATCCGTCTGACACCGGCGGCGCTCACCGGCAATGATACCCCGCAAACCATCGCAGCTATGCAACAACGCCTTGAAGACAGCATCGCCAAAGGGTTGCGCGCCACGCTGAAAACGGGCAATCTGCTGACCGGCAGCTTGTATATCTCACTGGATTTTCTTGATCATCCTCCGCAGGCAGAACTGCAACACATCGCTGGCTATGTTGTGCTGCCAACCCTGTCGGGCGGCTTTGACCAGATCCAGAATAAAATTACCCAGTTGCTCGATACCATCAACAACCTGCCGTTAAAAGAAACCGTCCTCAGTGCCGACAACACCCTGAAAAGTATCGGTTCGGCAGCGACTCAAGCCAACCAGGTCCTTGCAGAGCTGGATCAACTTCTCGGCAACGAGAGCACCCAGAACCTCCCGGCTGATCTGCGAAACACTCTGCAGAACCTGCGGCACAACCTCAGTGGCCTGGCAGGTGATTTCTCATCAGGCTCACCGTTCTATCGCAAGCTCAATGGCAACCTCGACCAGTTGCAGAAAACATTGCACAGTGTCGATCAGCTCAGTGTTCAACTGGCCACCCAACCCAGTGAATTGCTCTTTTCCGATCCTCTGCCAGAGGATCCCTTGGCAGGAGATAACTTATGA
- a CDS encoding ABC-type transport auxiliary lipoprotein family protein, which produces MRCASFYLTAVTTLALLLVAGCSTPTTPKSHYYLIAPDYQASAALSPPATISVECAPYLSQGGLVVENGDQTIVTAHYHRWAEPLPAMISRYLQRQLQSNLRPEATPPAITLLIDRFHRLNDGTVVYSGQWWVQGETPQAFRYQEHPASADYDSTVASLHHLLDKQAMTLVMTLAPDTLAKTETP; this is translated from the coding sequence ATGAGATGTGCATCCTTTTATTTAACGGCTGTCACGACTCTGGCCCTGTTACTCGTTGCCGGTTGCAGCACACCGACAACACCGAAAAGCCACTACTACCTCATCGCACCGGACTATCAGGCATCAGCCGCTCTCTCGCCACCTGCCACCATCAGTGTCGAATGCGCGCCCTACTTAAGCCAGGGAGGCCTTGTGGTTGAAAACGGCGACCAGACGATTGTCACGGCGCATTACCACCGCTGGGCCGAACCGCTGCCAGCCATGATCTCCCGCTATCTCCAGCGTCAGTTGCAAAGCAACTTGCGCCCAGAGGCTACCCCGCCCGCCATCACCCTGTTGATTGACCGTTTTCATCGCCTCAATGACGGTACTGTGGTTTATAGTGGACAATGGTGGGTCCAAGGCGAAACACCTCAGGCATTCCGTTATCAGGAGCACCCGGCCTCCGCCGATTACGACAGCACCGTCGCCAGCCTGCACCACCTGCTCGATAAGCAGGCGATGACCCTGGTCATGACACTGGCTCCCGACACACTGGCTAAAACGGAGACGCCATGA
- a CDS encoding Pycsar system effector family protein: MNEETPPLLPRLLTTNALRANLSKHMQLNQMADSKASMILTVSSLVITITLTQYDQLHLSTVLILAGAGLLAILFSILAIIPPLHASGQTNLFYFRSFSELSEEEFSTRFKQIIADKDALYDAYLHEIYYLGKHRLTRKYGLIRDGLWCLLGGLIGATLSAVIHRLPM, from the coding sequence ATGAACGAAGAAACACCGCCATTGCTGCCACGGCTGCTAACCACGAATGCGCTGCGCGCCAACCTTAGCAAACACATGCAGCTCAACCAGATGGCCGACTCCAAGGCATCAATGATCCTTACCGTCTCATCGCTGGTTATCACCATTACCCTGACCCAATACGACCAACTGCATCTCTCAACGGTGCTGATCCTTGCCGGGGCCGGCTTACTGGCCATTCTGTTTTCTATTCTGGCCATCATTCCGCCGCTACATGCCAGCGGACAGACCAACCTGTTTTACTTTCGCTCGTTCTCCGAACTCAGCGAAGAGGAGTTCAGTACCCGTTTCAAACAGATCATTGCCGACAAAGACGCTCTGTACGATGCCTACCTGCATGAAATCTATTACCTCGGCAAACATCGTCTAACCCGTAAATATGGTCTGATTCGCGATGGTTTGTGGTGCCTGTTGGGGGGACTCATCGGTGCGACACTCAGTGCCGTGATCCATCGCTTGCCCATGTGA
- a CDS encoding HDOD domain-containing protein, translated as MGDSISNHIRKVREISAPPEQFGQLLQMIGDDNSDLTELVTLLELHPFITARLLQCANSAYFRQAGEIDNVRDAVIRVLGLSLTRSLTLAFLVSDSFDLNKVSNFDGHRHWFVALVTATMAREMAPRLKNPLDQAPALYSAGMLHNLGVAALAHCFPEQMNQALMTDTVSLSEKTRRLFHLDHYQAGALLIRSWNLPKTIVEPILHLRNPNLHGPSGSAVQLIRLCSNLANLLYKKEFHTLRNYSVPPSFMSRISLEESIFFIEGQCRTLDEISRMMSR; from the coding sequence ATGGGGGATTCAATCAGCAACCATATCCGTAAAGTGCGCGAAATCTCTGCACCACCAGAGCAGTTTGGCCAACTGTTGCAGATGATCGGCGACGACAACAGCGATCTCACAGAGCTGGTTACCCTGCTTGAACTCCATCCGTTTATTACCGCCCGCCTGCTACAGTGCGCCAACTCGGCCTATTTTCGTCAAGCCGGAGAGATCGATAACGTCCGCGATGCGGTTATCCGAGTTCTCGGTTTATCGCTCACCCGCAGCCTGACTCTGGCATTTCTGGTTTCCGACAGTTTCGACCTCAACAAGGTCAGCAATTTTGACGGCCATCGACATTGGTTTGTCGCCCTGGTCACCGCAACCATGGCCCGCGAAATGGCTCCGAGGCTCAAGAATCCGCTAGACCAGGCCCCGGCATTGTACAGTGCCGGTATGCTGCACAACCTCGGCGTTGCCGCTCTGGCCCATTGCTTTCCGGAACAGATGAATCAGGCTCTGATGACAGACACCGTCAGTCTGTCGGAGAAAACCCGCCGTCTGTTTCACCTCGACCACTATCAGGCGGGTGCCCTGTTGATCCGGAGCTGGAACCTACCCAAGACCATTGTCGAACCGATTCTCCATCTGCGTAATCCCAATCTCCACGGGCCATCAGGATCGGCAGTCCAACTGATCCGCCTGTGCAGCAACCTGGCTAACCTGCTCTATAAAAAAGAATTCCACACCTTGAGAAATTATTCGGTCCCTCCCTCGTTCATGTCACGTATCTCTTTGGAAGAAAGTATCTTTTTCATTGAAGGACAGTGTCGCACTCTCGATGAGATCAGCCGGATGATGTCCCGATAA
- the ald gene encoding alanine dehydrogenase, with translation MHIAVAKEIKNNEYRVAMTAEGVARLTGQGHHVSVEQNAGTGSGISDSDYLNAGAHIAFDRAKLFQQADLIVKVKEPQPEELPLLQAGQTLFTYLHLAALPDLTRQLLDSGVTAIGYETVTAPHGNLPLLHPMSLIAGRMAVQTGASLLEKAHGGQGILLSGAPGAGRGRVVILGAGTVGENTVEIAVGMGAEVVVLNRSARRLEQLEQRYASRITTHLLSEKALHEQTRQADLLIGAVLVPGAKAPQLVSRDMVAAMKPGSVIVDVAIDQGGCIETIRPTSHANPTYIAHDVIHYAVTNIPGAVSRTSTLALTGRTLAFIEQLAAHGTEQACRRNPHLANGVNVHDGILYNRQVAEAHSLKSAPLASWLATPHS, from the coding sequence ATGCACATCGCCGTTGCCAAAGAGATCAAAAACAATGAATACCGGGTCGCCATGACCGCAGAAGGCGTGGCACGCCTGACCGGACAAGGTCACCATGTCAGTGTCGAGCAAAATGCCGGAACCGGCAGCGGTATCAGCGACAGCGATTATCTTAATGCCGGTGCCCATATTGCATTCGACCGCGCGAAGCTGTTTCAACAAGCCGACCTGATTGTCAAAGTCAAGGAGCCGCAGCCCGAAGAACTCCCTCTGCTTCAGGCAGGCCAAACACTCTTCACCTATCTGCACCTCGCGGCGCTACCCGATCTGACCCGCCAACTGCTCGACAGCGGCGTCACCGCCATCGGCTATGAAACCGTCACCGCGCCCCATGGCAACCTGCCGTTGCTCCATCCCATGAGTCTGATTGCCGGACGCATGGCCGTGCAGACCGGCGCATCTCTATTGGAAAAAGCCCATGGCGGACAAGGTATTCTACTCAGCGGCGCTCCCGGAGCCGGTCGCGGACGGGTGGTCATTCTCGGTGCCGGAACCGTTGGAGAAAATACGGTTGAAATCGCAGTTGGCATGGGGGCGGAAGTGGTTGTGCTCAACCGAAGCGCCCGTCGTCTCGAACAGCTCGAACAGCGCTACGCCAGCCGCATCACCACCCATCTTCTCAGTGAAAAAGCTCTCCACGAGCAAACCCGTCAGGCCGACCTGCTCATTGGTGCCGTGCTGGTTCCCGGAGCCAAAGCCCCGCAATTGGTCAGCCGCGACATGGTGGCCGCCATGAAGCCGGGCAGCGTCATCGTCGATGTCGCCATTGATCAGGGCGGCTGCATTGAGACCATTCGCCCCACCAGTCACGCCAATCCCACGTACATCGCGCACGACGTTATCCATTACGCCGTCACCAATATCCCCGGAGCCGTGTCACGCACCAGCACTCTGGCCCTCACCGGCCGAACGCTGGCATTCATTGAGCAACTGGCCGCCCATGGCACCGAACAAGCCTGTCGGCGCAACCCCCATCTGGCTAATGGGGTTAACGTTCACGATGGAATCCTGTACAATCGTCAGGTTGCCGAAGCCCACAGCCTTAAATCCGCACCGCTGGCATCCTGGCTTGCCACGCCGCACTCATAA
- a CDS encoding thioredoxin family protein yields the protein MTITFYRTALCPRCFLAKRALDKIVADTDITVETVEVATTALSSWRNGIRMIPALKIGDEILSGVLLDEQRIRKFIDQQKKDASA from the coding sequence ATGACCATCACATTTTACCGAACAGCCCTGTGCCCACGCTGTTTTTTGGCCAAACGAGCCTTAGACAAGATCGTCGCCGACACAGACATCACCGTTGAAACCGTCGAAGTGGCCACCACAGCTCTCTCCAGCTGGCGCAACGGAATCCGTATGATTCCGGCCTTAAAAATTGGTGATGAGATTCTCAGCGGCGTATTGCTCGACGAACAACGCATTCGCAAATTTATTGACCAGCAGAAGAAGGACGCATCCGCCTAA
- a CDS encoding TPM domain-containing protein yields the protein MNLMTMMGVKTSSLLAVFVLLFFACGCERSTVDERAVVDQAGLLSAQATQRIEGLAHSMLEHHGVQLQVVTLKQTPVDIDAAALRWMEEHHVGQLAGGARGVVLMVDPVSEQVRVEIGYDLEGVFSDVVVARIEHDQMAPFFAANRVGDGIEASLELLVAEQPENEVVPIHGMAGRYSGGGGAVTAVPINKPLSPEFSGPMSESVRSRFVPQPTPLAALECYRQILEEHVKDAELTLYTPATREFFASWLVTDAQQNNERRDLERSLAQAEVFEQGPLAVVRFSLDQRQWSPYFFERCEDGWQLDFSTMSRVVGFNHRNQWFFRTLKHPFMFAFSDWSFDGNGFAHNNR from the coding sequence ATGAATCTGATGACGATGATGGGGGTGAAGACCTCTAGCCTTCTCGCTGTGTTTGTGTTGTTGTTTTTTGCCTGTGGCTGTGAGCGGTCAACAGTTGATGAACGTGCTGTTGTCGATCAGGCCGGTTTGTTGTCAGCGCAGGCGACACAACGTATTGAGGGATTGGCGCATTCGATGTTGGAGCATCATGGCGTTCAACTTCAGGTGGTAACCCTGAAACAGACGCCGGTGGATATTGATGCTGCGGCGTTGCGCTGGATGGAGGAACACCACGTTGGGCAACTGGCCGGTGGCGCCCGCGGTGTGGTGCTGATGGTTGATCCGGTGTCTGAGCAGGTGCGCGTTGAAATCGGTTATGACCTCGAAGGGGTGTTTAGTGATGTGGTTGTGGCGCGGATTGAGCATGATCAGATGGCCCCATTTTTTGCCGCGAACCGGGTTGGTGACGGGATTGAGGCCAGTCTGGAGTTGCTGGTTGCTGAACAGCCGGAAAATGAGGTGGTGCCGATACATGGCATGGCAGGGCGCTATTCCGGTGGGGGCGGGGCGGTGACGGCCGTTCCTATCAACAAGCCGCTGTCTCCTGAATTTAGCGGTCCGATGTCAGAGTCGGTTCGCAGTCGTTTTGTGCCCCAACCAACGCCGTTGGCAGCGTTGGAATGTTATCGGCAGATTCTTGAAGAGCATGTCAAAGATGCAGAATTAACATTGTACACGCCGGCAACTCGCGAGTTTTTTGCCAGCTGGCTGGTGACGGATGCCCAGCAGAATAATGAACGGCGTGATCTGGAAAGAAGTCTGGCGCAGGCGGAAGTGTTTGAACAGGGGCCGTTGGCGGTGGTGCGCTTCTCTTTGGATCAGCGCCAGTGGTCGCCGTATTTTTTTGAACGCTGTGAGGATGGCTGGCAACTCGATTTTTCAACGATGAGCCGCGTTGTCGGGTTCAACCATCGCAATCAATGGTTTTTCCGTACGTTAAAACACCCTTTTATGTTTGCCTTTAGCGATTGGTCTTTCGACGGCAATGGCTTTGCCCATAACAACCGCTAA
- a CDS encoding DUF4124 domain-containing protein translates to MRCVVVCLCLVCLFPAMIVAGPLYKWVDGKGVIHYSDRHPGSSANVKNFEDRSYPDPKPSQEEAASGASSMSDQGMTTEEPEVMAEDEDETVEATDETNAQEDNTDLDQQEPEDESDDDDGGEDL, encoded by the coding sequence ATGCGTTGTGTTGTGGTTTGCTTGTGTTTGGTGTGTCTGTTCCCGGCTATGATTGTTGCCGGACCGTTGTATAAATGGGTGGATGGTAAAGGGGTGATCCATTACAGCGATCGTCATCCCGGTTCTTCTGCCAATGTGAAGAATTTCGAGGATCGTTCTTACCCAGATCCAAAACCTTCCCAGGAGGAGGCTGCCAGTGGCGCGTCGTCCATGAGCGATCAGGGCATGACGACTGAAGAGCCTGAGGTGATGGCGGAGGATGAAGACGAGACTGTTGAGGCGACTGATGAGACAAACGCGCAAGAGGATAATACCGATCTTGACCAGCAAGAGCCTGAAGATGAATCTGATGACGATGATGGGGGTGAAGACCTCTAG